A stretch of Aspergillus nidulans FGSC A4 chromosome VI DNA encodes these proteins:
- a CDS encoding crossover junction endodeoxyribonuclease (transcript_id=CADANIAT00009883), protein MGIPGLINALGPGERISLSKLAISHLERTSRPIRIAVDISIWLFQIQAGRGGKNPELRTLFFRLLKILALPIHPLFVYDGKDKPPFKRGKAVTGRSYGNAPIIQLSKILIDLFRFPRHDAPGEAEAECSRLQMAGVVDAVMSNDVDALMFGSGFTVMNFSKEAGSGAGGATHVTSYRMGDGADSNVKLDRPGMILFAMLSGGDYLPSGVPKCGSKLAAEIATAGFGKDLLEALEADGAELETRLNEWRERLQYELEENESGYFQTKHKAVRIPETFPDRTILSYYAKPVVSSEQQVESLRYRLRNAWDREVNVSELRQFTAYAFEWNYRSGARKVIRLLAEPLVSYRLRLGQHPTSGRPRLSHSDAQVLRKVYKSRTSFSTDGQTELQFEMIPIDVVGLDLLAEEPNPPLPSQETTASGDEEDDDGEGENFIPQSPSKTRKTKRYDPYAPEKVWVFETVASIGVPQVVEKWKNEQSAKQSATKKTVARKQGPRRRKELDPSMKQGSILKYGTLKKGRSGMSDHKSAQLFEAAVSTSSPTKSPPFSSPVTGLWTGTGTYGLSKSTPPRLSPRMDGFDYLVDRFASCDLSNSGSPVKRRPATTPPNARRAAITSGSVEVIEISDTEEEYTPPVAPRIRMSYSNTSYRELRCHDFFSQRYSPSPKQTRRSEEPALPDIAPLERAISSLQLDTFEENVTRLSPGKSRTKPKDLESAAENMTFSQDVLEDPIEDPNSKHQTSPLGKKKIPSKENTHFEGTCHGVTDAATLNSNVPTHAESITIHDGYWSIDQRASDDEVEAPCTDPGGLKKDKKKKKRLARLQATIG, encoded by the exons ATGGGTATCCCGGG GCTAATCAACGCGCTCGGCCCTGGGGAGCGGATATCTCTGTCAAAGTTGGCGATAAGCCACCTGGAACGGACATCTCGGCCGATCAGAATAGCTGTTGACATATCAATATGGCTGTTTCAAATACAAGCCGGCCGCGGTGGCAAGAACCCAGAGCTTCGCACGttgttcttcaggctgcTTAAAATACTGGCCTTGCCAATTCACCCGCTTTTTGTCTATGACGGCAAGGATAAGCCACCCTTCAAGAGGGGGAAAGCTGTCACAGGGCGCAGTTACGGGAATGCACCGATCATCCAACTCTCGAAGATCCTGATCGATTTGTTTAGATTCCCCCGTCACGATGCACCAGGTGAAGCGGAAGCGGAGTGCTCAAGGTTGCAGATGGCCGGAGTCGTGGATGCGGTCATGAGCAACGATGTGGATGCACTGATGTTTGGATCGGGATTTACTGTCATGAACTTCTCGAAAGAAGCTGGGAGCGGTGCTGGTGGCGCAACACACGTTACCTCTTATAGAATGGGAGACGGCGCGGACTCTAACGTGAAGCTGGATCGTCCAGGCATgatcctcttcgccatgcTCAGTGGGGGCGACTATCTACCGTCGGGTGTTCCCAAATGCGGCAGTAAACTAGCGGCAGAGATCGCAACGGCGGGATTCGGGAAAGACCTTTTAGAGGCACTGGAAGCAGACGGGGCTGAGCTTGAAACACGATTAAACGAGTGGAGAGAAAGGCTGCAGTACGAActggaggagaacgagagCGGCTATTTTCAGACAAAGCACAAGGCCGTCCGTATCCCGGAGACGTTCCCTGACAGGACGATCCTGTCGTACTACGCCAAACCGGTCGTCTCATCTGAACAGCAGGTTGAGTCTCTGAGGTACCGCTTGCGCAACGCTTGGGACCGAGAAGTGAATGTTTCCGAATTGAGACAGTTCACAGCTTATGCATTCGAATGGAACTATCGTTCAGGGGCGAGAAAGGTCATTAGACTTTTGGCTGAACCCTTGGTTTCCTACAGACTTCGTCTTGGGCAGCACCCGACATCCGGCCGGCCCAGGCTATCCCATAGCGATGCGCAGGTCTTACGGAAGGTTTACAAGAGCCGGACGAGCTTCAGCACAGACGGGCAGACTGAGCTGCAATTTGAGATGATCCCTATCGATGTTGTCGGGTTGGATCTGCTAGCCGAGGAGCCAAATCCTCCGCTCCCTTCGCAGGAAACGACAGCCTCcggtgatgaggaggacgacgacggaGAGGGCGAGAATTTCATCCCACAATCACCGAGCAAAACACGAAAGACAAAGCGATATGATCCTTACGCCCCTGAGAAAGTGTGGGTTTTCGAGACAGTTGCATCTATAGGCGTTCCACAGGTTGTAGAGAAGTGGAAGAACGAGCAATCAGCGAAACAGTCCGCAACAAAGAAAACTGTGGCCCGGAAACAAGGTCCTCGAAGACGAAAAGAGCTGGACCCGAGCATGAAACAAGGTAGTATTTTGAAATACGGTACCCTCAAGAAAGGCCGCTCAGGCATGTCCGATCACAAAAGCGCACAATTATTCGAGGCAGCCGTTTCCACATCATCGCCGACAAAGTCACCCCCATTTTCCAGTCCTGTAACTGGGCTTTGGACTGGGACTGGTACATATGGTCTTTCAAAGTCAACTCCTCCGAGACTAAGTCCTCGCATGGATGGCTTCGACTACTTGGTCGACCGGTTTGCGTCTTGCGACCTTTCTAATTCCGGCTCTCCGGTCAAACGTCGCCCAGCCACAACGCCTCCGAATGCTCGGCGTGCAGCAATCACTTCCGGCAGCGTGGAGGTAATCGAGATTTCAGACACGGAGGAAGAATATACGCCTCCTGTCGCCCCGAGAATCCGCATGAGTTACTCAAATACGAGCTATAGAGAACTCCGCTGTCATGACTTTTTCTCGCAACGTTATAGCCCAAGTCCTAAACAAACAAGGCGGTCGGAAGAGCCGGCATTGCCTGATATTGCGCCTCTCGAGCGCGCAATCTCATCTCTGCAATTGGACACGTTTGAAGAGAATGTCACGAGACTATCACCTGGGAAGTCAAGAACGAAACCAAAGGATTTAGAAAGCGCTGCCGAAAATATGACTTTCAGCCAAGACGTCCTGGAAGACCCTATCGAAGACCCTAACTCGAAACACCAGACATCGCCCctcggcaagaagaagattccCAGTAAAGAGAACACTCATTTCGAAGGAACCTGCCACGGCGTTACTGATGCTGCTACCCTTAATAGCAATGTTCCAACCCATGCTGAGTCAATCACCATACACGACGGATATTGGAGTATAGATCAAAGAGCTTCAGACGATGAGGTCGAGGCACCCTGCACAGACCCGGGAGGGTtaaagaaagacaagaagaaaaagaagaggctCGCACGA TTACAAGCTACAATCGGGTAA
- a CDS encoding protein arp11 (transcript_id=CADANIAT00009884): MSIRHSQSAKSPPHTPQHHLRSNNNSFASTSSGSTYRVEEDAIIFDLGTRWLRAGFEGESEPKCVLGIGPNESRRAGDYRQWLKGTPVADDTLPQPPARPDDWTRPFELWHMDLRELDLGLVEDKIERMFREAYNKYLLTDAGSARLVLVLPSVIPHPLLSSLLTTLFNRWRIPSISLLTSAAMAATAAGLRSALVVDIGWAETVVSGIYEYREVTTKRSTRAMRSLIQETGRMFTRLLGGDSQPDTISVEFEFCEEVVSRFAWCQPSRSGYYKETAENSLADILDKTISIPSPSNPGSSDIELPFSKLEELVEKVLLAQGMADSDLDDQEKPISLLVYNTLLSLPPDVRGICMSRIVFVGGGANIAGIRSRILDEVAHLIELYGWSPVRGRLIEQQIQKLQSLKLSQSTPHPEATQSQTQITAKVEPTADTKYETADEPDQSDELDEPEVEIDPIEQKLLRTREKDAVPPVQGVLREVESLGPWAGASLVTGLKVRGLVEIEREKYLQHGLAGASRDAEHAHGHCHRDREHGIPDRRSLRAGDRSSWTLAGWG; this comes from the coding sequence ATGTCGATCCGCCATAGTCAATCTGCAAAATCACCGCCGCATACCCCGCAGCACCATTTGCGCTCGAATAATAACTCCTTCGCGAGCACGTCTTCCGGCTCCACATACcgcgtggaagaagatgcgaTAATATTCGATCTCGGCACTCGATGGCTCCGGGCCGGCTTCGAAGGCGAGAGCGAGCCGAAATGTGTGCTAGGAATTGGCCCAAATGAGTCGCGGAGGGCTGGAGATTACAGACAATGGCTGAAGGGTACACCGGTGGCAGACGACACACTACCACAGCCACCAGCGAGGCCGGACGACTGGACGCGGCCATTCGAGTTGTGGCACATGGATCTACGCGAGCTTGATTTGGGTCTCGTTGAGGATAAGATAGAGAGGATGTTTCGGGAGGCATACAACAAATACCTCTTGACCGACGCGGGCTCGGCACGATTGGTTCTTGTTCTGCCGTCTGTTATACCACATCCGTTGCTGTCATCGCTTTTGACAACGCTGTTTAATCGGTGGAGGATCCCTAGTATATCGTTGTTGACGAGCGCTGCAATGGCCGCGACAGCAGCTGGACTGCGGTCGGCTTTAGTGGTGGATATTGGCTGGGCGGAGACCGTCGTGTCCGGGATTTATGAGTACAGGGAAGTCACTACAAAACGGAGTACAAGGGCGATGCGGTCTTTAATTCAGGAAACGGGGCGAATGTTTACGCGGCTTTTGGGCGGGGATTCACAGCCGGATACGATTTCAGTGGAATTTGAATTCTGTGAGGAGGTCGTCAGTCGGTTCGCATGGTGCCAGCCTTCAAGATCCGGTTATTACAAAGAAACAGCAGAAAATTCATTGGCGGACATCTTAGACAAGACCATCTCTATACCGTCCCCGTCAAACCCTGGGTCTTCCGACATCGAGCTTCCGTTTTCTAAACTGGAGGAGCTAGTGGAAAAGGTGCTACTCGCGCAAGGCATGGCGGACAGCGACCTGGACGACCAAGAAAAGCCGATCTCTCTACTGGTATACAATACActtctcagcctcccacCCGACGTGCGCGGTATATGCATGTCGCGTATCGTCTTTGTCGGCGGTGGAGCCAACATTGCAGGCATCCGCAGCCGGATTCTGGACGAAGTAGCGCACTTGATAGAGCTGTACGGCTGGAGCCCCGTCCGCGGCCGTCTTATTGAGCAACAGATACAGAAGCTACAAAGTCTGAAACTATCGCAATCAACACCACATCCGGAAGCTACCCAGAGTCAGACGCAGATTACGGCTAAAGTCGAACCTACCGCGGACACGAAGTACGAAACTGCAGACGAACCAGACCAATCGGACGAACTAGACGAACCAGAGGTCGAGATTGACCCAATTGAACAGAAACTCCTTCGCACCCGCGAAAAAGACGCTGTCCCTCCCGTCCAAGGTGTCCTCCGCGAAGTCGAGTCACTCGGTCCCTGGGCAGGAGCTAGTCTTGTTACAGGCCTCAAGGTCCGCGGCTTAGTAGAGATCGAGCGCGAAAAATACCTCCAGCATGGTCTTGCGGGTGCGAGTCGGGACGCGGAACATGCCCATGGTCATTGTCATAGGGACCGGGAGCATGGGATTCCGGACCGCCGGTCGTTGAGGGCGGGCGATAGGTCTAGTTGGACGTTGGCAGGGTGGGGGTGA
- a CDS encoding aldose epimerase family protein (transcript_id=CADANIAT00009885) — protein sequence MLLPGKLQLRDHLRFLVCPARFSARVLLLYCYIFIGVLALLTYTMYVKQSLPAFVLGLVASSQNVAALPQASAATPSPVADPYKIYTISAGNITAKLIPHGARLTQLLVPDRDGILQDVVVGFDDPTQYSDDDNFYGPVVGRYANRIRNGTFTIAGETYHTPKNENDGLDTLHGGEVGYDKRNWTVTSYTNSSITFSFYDHALQGFPGDVLTHATYTVDNNNPSGLPQLTTKLVSLALTEATPIMLANHIYWNLNAFREPNVLEDVTLQLPLSTRFIATDGILIPNGTIATVDAYNGAPDFTSPKLVGQDIKNAVGLCGTDCTGYDNCWLIDRPTGYSSDALIPALYMASKNTGITLEVATNTPAIQIYSCNGQDGSDPVKPSQIQRAKQAGYNGPTTVDKNACVVVETEGWIDGINQPGWGQTDNQIFTPGGLPAVNLAVYKFGTA from the coding sequence ATGCTTTTGCCCGGGAAGCTGCAGCTCCGCGATCACCTTCGGTTCCTCGTCTGTCCTGCGCGGTTCTCTGCACGCGTCTTACTCCTTTACTGCTACATCTTCATTGGAGTCCTCGCGCTCCTCACCTACACTATGTACGTCAAACAATCTCTACCGGCCTTTGTCCTGGGTCTAGTCGCCTCTTCGCAGAACGTCGCCGCTCTACCGCAGGCAAGCGCGGCGACCCCAAGTCCAGTCGCGGACCCGTATAAGATCTACACCATCAGCGCCGGCAATATCACGGCCAAGCTTATCCCGCACGGCGCTCGTTTGACTCAATTGCTCGTTCCCGACCGCGATGGGATACTGCAGGACGTCGTTGTAGGCTTCGACGACCCAACCCAATACAGTGACGACGACAACTTCTACGGCCCAGTCGTCGGCCGCTACGCGAACCGTATCAGAAACGGCACTTTCACCATTGCTGGCGAAACATATCATACCCCTaagaacgagaacgacgGCCTTGATACGCTTCACGGCGGCGAGGTCGGCTACGACAAGCGCAATTGGACGGTGACCTCCTACACGAACTCATCGATAACATTCTCTTTCTATGACCATGCGCTACAGGGCTTCCCTGGCGACGTCCTCACTCATGCAACGTACACCGTTGACAACAACAACCCGTCGGGTCTCCCTCAGCTCACCACCAAACTCGTCTCCCTTGCCCTAACCGAGGCAACTCCCATCATGCTCGCAAACCACATCTACTGGAACCTCAATGCTTTCCGTGAGCCCAACGTCCTCGAAGACGTCACCCTCCAACTTCCTTTGAGCACGCGCTTCATCGCCACGGACGGTATTCTCATTCCCAACGGCACAATTGCTACCGTTGACGCTTACAATGGCGCTCCGGACTTCACGTCCCCGAAACTAGTCGGTCAGGACATTAAGAACGCCGTCGGTCTCTGTGGCACTGACTGCACGGGCTACGACAACTGCTGGCTCATCGACAGACCAACAGGGTACTCCTCTGACGCGCTAATTCCAGCTCTCTACATGGCCTCCAAGAACACTGGCATTACCCTTGAGGTCGCCACAAACACCCCCGCCATCCAGATCTACTCCTGTAATGGGCAAGACGGGTCTGACCCAGTAAAGCCGTCTCAAATTCAGCGCGCCAAGCAGGCCGGCTACAATGGGCCGACTACAGTCGACAAAAATGCCTGCGTTGTTGTCGAGACTGAGGGATGGATTGACGGTATCAATCAGCCTGGGTGGGGACAGACGGACAACCAGATCTTTACCCCCGGTGGCCTGCCTGCCGTCAATCTGGCTGTTTACAAATTTGGAACGGCTTAG
- a CDS encoding putative AT DNA binding protein (transcript_id=CADANIAT00009886) — MFSAHSASSSPDVLAPPGDAEYLISSPFRPFAGRQSSLMSPANRRILQTPGAVKRKRINLSPAKSAHSIRFDDIVLPGSPTRNNAQQRSSSPDKAQADGNVSPWRIRVTLEATQDEQENQENQDSPSRKRSRPTTTTMKVPLKDDSEQTPRRKRGRPRKSRGPDVTPLAGSAGNTPGPGNTPGPGSTPGPGHTPGPVNSAQKRRPGRPRKYPPTPAPNLNNQQLKQPQKPEVDAQAAGPESIGMELERRSWSPLNLADGAESDDEAGDNQVLNVPFDVSAHSEPPQVANEDQNTQPVLERTYDTPNGDAIDRFHSQHSDDDLHSTPSKMPSPTREFQTLSPENSIYAGHTPMPRRYPTPTTSSQVDERQDRDRASRERSTSARPSAHKNYLTSEYREFDTIMESEGFSMVSLDTLPSARQHTVSSNSKLAKGPLKPFIQRETNGVIRRTTNVLEKQSEATAPDPEPSPAQHLDTQPHASSQPATKRVPYSSAPSTEPSLKSPVSASQRRQSLRLAKVVRTGIALSRVLSRSNPPTTLEGLVPDYMEPRQRLQEMFGDFNHDSQRVLGAALGLGQVLAIRRKAMELKSPQRRALIEEELREGALDSPEMEYSRRNVTNTPNHQQLDGALDSSPDTMMKQRFAEWQREREAVSRTIQMANSSQVIVIDSDIDTPSPARRADDEDIDDADDDLWMPRQERGEREQEEAGDNIDNEEEDYDDEDPWLPRHNAHQSAEDDDLKEDDGQEGDDNVDRSPRISLQENEQQQKNEQQQETDEEGEDYDVEGGINYDISRSPRIRSQDEHLQQQGQGEDFKEDEEIADAAEDDGYEDIWQEQAKDEGNSGRGSVLESRNDVQSSPWKDGSTPAGRGYGTTFSPALWVDGQGKVPYLGQSRIRKLREQRVDLSAHAEDTPNRVHYYYGKSSPLSSTQRPSPQQVPSSALSQRQKAAERYETESVEQDQPEELEGYLDFSPERDSEDQTFQIDPTTRHETEMQRQSDFADNTSNSDPAEEISVHEESLTPRNPKPAQNVQTSSWVQRFASLTPGWLKAPVQKSNTENKQLSPPTSREGSQDSDPEEQPEQGSEEEVDLFGQIRQEDAGKRVEPPDADPVSDFEQQPAPNPQSRNVRALASPEKEEKAKALGGPPRLATSGYFSNAHYTLLRRLYRLAKQSPQSFPYYPSSAHADIIGDYIWTSDNTYGVPITELQFAIVYRFRQELAAQDLRLGGSGWVGWTDADLHRRLVSIIIGEQIREDRKNAFDLRPTRSRPRSILQKG, encoded by the coding sequence ATGTTCTCCGCCCACagcgcaagctcctccccgGACGTCCTTGCGCCTCCTGGCGATGCCGAGTATCTGATCTCATCTCCTTTCAGACCCTTTGCCGGTCGTCAAAGCAGCCTCATGTCGCCCGCGAACCGCCGCATCCTCCAGACCCCCGGCGCCGTGAAACGGAAACGCATCAATCTCAGCCCTGCGAAAAGCGCACATTCGATTCGCTTCGATGATATTGTTCTGCCCGGCTCACCTACGAGAAATAATGCACAACAGCGGTCTTCGTCTCCGGACAAGGCTCAAGCGGACGGAAATGTCAGTCCCTGGCGCATTCGAGTGACCCTCGAGGCAACACAggacgagcaggagaaccAAGAGAACCAAGACAGCCCGTCGCGCAAACGGAGCCGACCAACGACGACCACCATGAAGGTTCCGCTGAAGGATGACTCAGAGCAGACTCCCCGGCGAAAACGAGGTCGTCCAAGGAAGTCCCGCGGTCCCGATGTAACTCCGCTTGCTGGCAGCGCTGGTAACACTCCCGGGCCTGGGAACACCCCAGGTCCAGGGAGTACCCCTGGCCCAGGGCATACACCGGGCCCTGTGAACAGTGCACAGAAGCGGCGGCCGGGTCGACCAAGGAAGTATCCACCGACGCCTGCCCCGAATCTAAATAATCAACAGCTCAAGCAGCCTCAAAAGCCCGAGGTGGATGCGCAGGCGGCGGGTCCGGAATCGATTGGTATGGAGTTGGAGAGACGCAGTTGGAGTCCCCTAAACCTCGCCGATGGCGCCGAgtctgatgatgaagccgGCGACAATCAAGTTTTGAATGTTCCATTTGATGTCTCCGCGCACTCGGAACCTCCGCAAGTGGCCAACGAGGACCAGAATACGCAGCCGGTCTTGGAACGGACCTATGATACACCGAATGGGGATGCGATAGACCGGTTTCATTCCCAGCATAGTGACGATGATCTGCATTCAACTCCTTCGAAAATGCCATCACCAACACGAGAATTTCAGACCCTATCCCCTGAAAATAGCATATATGCGGGACACACACCTATGCCGCGGAGATACCCGACCCCGACTACATCATCGCAGGTAGATGAACGGCAGGACCGCGATCGGGCTTCTCGGGAGAGATCCACGAGCGCTAGGCCCAGTGCACATAAAAATTACCTTACGAGTGAGTACCGCGAGTTCGATACTATCATGGAGAGTGAAGGTTTTAGCATGGTCTCTTTAGACACGCTACCCTCAGCTAGACAACACACGGTCAGCAGCAACTCGAAACTGGCTAAAGGCCCTTTGAAGCCATTCATTCAAAGAGAAACAAATGGTGTCATTAGGCGGACAACAAACGTCTTGGAAAAGCAATCTGAGGCCACCGCTCCTGATCCGGAGCCTTCTCCAGCGCAGCATCTTGATACCCAGCCGCATGCTAGCAGTCAACCGGCCACGAAACGAGTGCCATATTCTTCTGCACCTTCTACAGAGCCGTCACTTAAAAGCCCTGTCTCCGCGTCCCAACGGAGGCAATCGCTTCGGTTAGCGAAGGTGGTTAGGACTGGAATTGCGCTTTCGCGCGTCCTCAGCCGTTCTAACCCCCCGACCACTCTAGAGGGACTTGTTCCTGACTACATGGAACCTCGACAACGGCTACAGGAAATGTTTGGTGACTTCAATCATGACTCCCAACGAGTTTTAGGAGCGGCTCTAGGACTAGGGCAAGTGCTTGCGATCAGGCGGAAAGCGATGGAGCTCAAAAGTCCTCAACGGCGAGCcttgattgaggaagaatTACGTGAAGGGGCCCTGGACAGCCCAGAAATGGAATACTCAAGACGCAATGTAACGAACACTCCGAATCATCAGCAACTCGACGGAGCCCTCGACTCCTCCCCGGACACAATGATGAAGCAACGGTTTGCGGAGTGGCAGCGGGAGAGGGAAGCTGTCAGCCGTACAATACAAATGGCAAACTCGAGTCAAGTTATTGTTATCGACAGCGATATTGACACCCCGAGTCCAGCACGGAGGGCTGACGATGAAGATAtagatgatgctgatgacgATCTTTGGATGCCAAGGCAGGAAAGAGGCGAAAGGGAGCAAGAGGAAGCAGGGGATAATATCGAcaatgaggaagaggattatgatgatgaagatccCTGGCTTCCGAGGCACAACGCTCACCAGAGtgcagaagacgacgatctgaaagaagacgatggccaggaaggagatgacAACGTTGACCGAAGCCCAAGAATCTCACTACAGGAGAATGAACAACAACAGAAGAacgaacagcagcaggagacagatgaggagggggaggacTACGACGTGGAAGGCGGAATCAATTATGATATTTCCCGAAGTCCCCGAATCCGCAGTCAGGACgaacatcttcagcagcagggccaggGTGAAGACTTcaaggaggatgaggagattgccgatgccgctgaagatgacggGTATGAAGATATCTGGCAGGAGCAAGCTAAAGACGAAGGTAATTCGGGCCGAGGGTCTGTGCTGGAGTCTCGGAACGATGTGCAATCGAGTCCATGGAAAGATGGCTCAACCCCTGCTGGTCGAGGGTATGGCACAACCTTTTCCCCTGCGCTTTGGGTGGATGGGCAAGGGAAAGTACCCTACTTGGGTCAATCAAGGATCCGGAAACTGCGAGAGCAAAGAGTCGACCTTTCTGCTCACGCAGAGGATACTCCCAACCGTGTCCATTACTACTACGGAAAGAGCAGTCCTCTGAGTTCGACACAACGACCCTCTCCACAACAAGTACCTTCCTCTGCGCTCTCACAGCGGCAGAAGGCTGCTGAAAGGTACGAGACTGAATCGGTTGAGCAAGACCAGCCGGAAGAGCTAGAAGGTTACCTGGACTTTAGCCCAGAGAGAGATTCGGAAGACCAAACATTCCAGATTGATCCAACAACTAGACACGAAACCGAAATGCAACGCCAGTCAGATTTTGCTGACAATACCAGCAATTCTGACCCTGCAGAAGAAATCTCTGTTCACGAAGAATCCCTGACACCGAGGAATCCAAAGCCCGCCCAGAACGTGCAAACATCATCCTGGGTTCAAAGGTTTGCAAGCCTCACGCCGGGCTGGCTAAAAGCCCCAGTTCAGAAGTCTAATACGGAGAATAAACAATTAAGCCCGCCAACTAGCCGCGAAGGCTCACAAGACTCAGACCCGGAGGAACAACCCGAGCAAGGCTCCGAGGAGGAAGTCGACCTATTCGGTCAGATTCGGCAAGAGGACGCGGGGAAGCGCGTAGAGCCTCCGGACGCTGATCCAGTGTCGGATTttgagcagcagccagctCCCAATCCGCAGTCCAGAAACGTACGTGCCTTAGCGTCAccagagaaagaggaaaaggcaaaggcacTCGGCGGACCGCCGCGTCTTGCAACATCCGGCTACTTCTCAAATGCGCATTACACGCTACTCCGCCGTCTCTACCGACTAGCCAAACAATCCCCCCAGAGCTTCCCTTACTACCCAAGCTCTGCACATGCTGACATAATTGGGGACTACATCTGGACTTCCGACAATACTTATGGAGTCCCAATAACCGAGCTGCAGTTTGCCATCGTGTACCGGTTCAGACAGGAACTGGCCGCTCAGGATTTAAGGCTTGGAGGGTCGGGCTGGGTCGGCTGGACGGATGCGGACCTACATCGCCGTCTGGTCAGCATTATCATCGGCGAGCAAATTAGAGAGGATAGAAAGAACGCCTTCGATCTGAGGCCTACGcggtcgaggccgaggagcaTTCTTCAGAAGGGCTGA
- a CDS encoding uncharacterized protein (transcript_id=CADANIAT00009887) yields MGVSQRVKSKYVFRLSIPFLKTKRMNMEGDRVDNNDDDTHDTDDNVYAFPGTNIPHTVHVRYASEPDFESDVGSDEDVGVDTDTGIDPLDTSATATPSDTQIQRKRIVSWDGIKEQARSRWTTEQERKLEHARAELARCQKAWSSEQEVWLKCELALPLLEIPNLMARGGKGLRLTEAD; encoded by the exons ATGGGAGTTAGCCAGCGCGTCAAATCCAAGTACGTCTTTCGTCTTTCGATCCCATTCCTCAAGACAAAGCGAATGAACATGGAAGGGGACCGCGTAGACAACAACGACGACGATACACACGACACGGATGACAATGTCTATGCCTTCCCAGGTACAAACATCCCGCATACAGTTCACGTGCGGTACGCTTCAGAACCCGACTTTGAGTCAGACGTCGGTTCAGATGAGGATGTCGGCGTGGACACGGATACAGGCATTGATCCCCTCGATACCAGTGCCACTGCCACTCCCAGTGATACACAGAtacagaggaagagaatagTCAGCTGGGACGGCATAAAAGAGCAAGCTCGGAGCCGATGGACAACGGAACAGGAACGGAAGCTTGAACATGCGCGGGCGGAGCTGGCTAGGTGCCAGAAGGCATGGAGCTCAGAGCAGGAGGTCTGGTTGAAATGT GAATTAGCACTACCACTACTTGAGATACCCAACCTGATGGCACGAGGGGGGAAAGGACTGAGACTAACGGAAGCAGATTGA